In Spiroplasma chinense, a single window of DNA contains:
- the selB gene encoding selenocysteine-specific translation elongation factor, whose amino-acid sequence MNKNEKIILAVAGHVDHGKTSLVKNLTGKDTDTLKEEKERNLSINISFAFLERNDATIALIDLPGHDKFIDNMIAGASSVNGTLLVIAADDGIMPQTIEHINILKLLGVKNFLPIITKTDLAGKYEIEELSEQIKKRLTQLNLYFHEPILVSNKNEKDFENCKNKIFEFTKSIKLKVSYNPFRLDIDRTFDLKGIGTVVTGTCKFDKLRLGDEVELLPQKKIFTIKELQSNEKKVEQVSPGQRTAIKISNINWKEINRGDIVCVPNTLMCAKVFSVKLNHINKLDLKVNNEVKIYAGCKTLIAKFKVIGKDYSYCYGQIILNNEWYFNRNETCLIKFSGDNSIDKSISIIRESSPVNKKNREEELADLRVLDEGTTYERTILSIKLDKNKVVDSNKLYCELCIDDFREDKNLITHKDYVIHIKNYNYLSEKVLKKMQAYHLKKPLSPGLNLNSMNAFIDDEIPKEYQPVFFMMMHKVGALKIDRGTFSLKHFEVKLDDEQTRIKNFILKRLKLNNYNVKNIELIKEKIENKKVFNQILKYLVDIKSIVMLDFEHYITNSMYNTMLEKIFQNVNENNVMLKTNFMSIFDLDSEKAQIYLNKFEADKKILVSKNEITIL is encoded by the coding sequence GTGAATAAAAATGAAAAAATTATTTTAGCAGTAGCTGGACATGTGGATCATGGTAAAACAAGTCTTGTAAAAAATTTAACAGGAAAAGATACAGATACTTTGAAAGAAGAAAAAGAAAGAAATTTATCTATAAATATTTCCTTTGCATTTTTAGAAAGAAATGATGCAACCATTGCATTAATTGATTTGCCAGGTCACGATAAATTCATAGACAACATGATAGCTGGAGCAAGCAGTGTTAATGGAACGTTACTTGTAATTGCAGCTGATGATGGAATAATGCCACAAACCATTGAGCATATAAATATTTTGAAACTGCTGGGAGTAAAAAACTTTTTACCAATAATAACTAAAACAGATCTTGCAGGTAAATATGAAATTGAAGAATTAAGTGAACAAATAAAAAAACGACTTACGCAATTAAATTTATATTTTCACGAACCTATCTTGGTTTCAAACAAAAATGAAAAAGATTTTGAAAATTGCAAAAATAAAATTTTTGAATTTACAAAATCAATAAAATTAAAAGTTTCATACAATCCGTTTAGATTAGATATTGATAGAACCTTTGATTTAAAAGGGATAGGAACAGTTGTTACTGGAACTTGTAAGTTTGATAAATTAAGATTGGGTGATGAAGTTGAACTTTTACCTCAAAAGAAAATATTTACAATAAAAGAACTACAAAGTAATGAAAAAAAAGTTGAACAAGTTTCTCCTGGTCAAAGAACAGCTATAAAAATTTCAAATATAAATTGAAAAGAAATTAATAGAGGTGACATAGTTTGTGTTCCCAATACTTTAATGTGTGCAAAAGTATTTTCTGTAAAGTTAAATCATATTAATAAACTTGATTTAAAAGTTAACAATGAGGTAAAAATATATGCGGGTTGTAAAACTTTGATCGCTAAATTTAAAGTGATAGGAAAAGATTACAGTTACTGTTATGGACAAATTATTTTAAACAATGAGTGATACTTTAACAGAAATGAAACTTGTTTAATTAAATTCTCAGGAGATAACTCAATTGACAAATCCATTTCCATAATCCGTGAAAGTAGTCCTGTAAATAAAAAAAATAGAGAAGAAGAGTTAGCAGACCTTAGAGTTTTGGATGAGGGAACAACTTACGAAAGAACCATTTTATCAATAAAGTTAGATAAAAATAAAGTTGTAGACTCAAATAAACTTTATTGTGAACTTTGTATCGATGATTTTAGGGAAGACAAAAATTTGATAACTCATAAGGATTATGTAATTCACATTAAAAATTATAATTATTTAAGTGAGAAAGTTTTAAAAAAAATGCAAGCATATCATTTAAAAAAACCTTTAAGTCCAGGATTGAATTTAAACAGTATGAATGCATTTATTGATGACGAAATACCAAAAGAGTATCAACCAGTATTTTTTATGATGATGCACAAAGTTGGGGCATTAAAAATTGATAGAGGAACTTTTTCTTTGAAACACTTTGAAGTAAAGTTGGATGATGAACAAACAAGAATAAAAAACTTTATCTTGAAAAGACTTAAACTAAATAATTACAATGTTAAAAATATAGAATTAATAAAAGAAAAAATTGAAAATAAAAAAGTTTTTAATCAAATTTTAAAATACTTGGTAGACATAAAATCAATAGTGATGCTAGATTTTGAACATTATATTACAAATTCAATGTATAACACCATGCTTGAGAAGATATTTCAAAATGTAAATGAAAACAATGTAATGTTAAAAACTAATTTCATGTCAATATTTGATTTAGATTCTGAAAAAGCTCAAATTTATTTAAATAAATTTGAAGCTGATAAAAAAATATTAGTTTCTAAAAATGAAATAACTATATTATAA
- a CDS encoding DsrE family protein → MSKNVILLTDTIIGTTEEKSLGEQLLTGFLYSLCNLEEDLLPSHIILYSNAALLVNGKDQILDHFKELESKKVDIIICGACVEFFKLEKIPFGRVSNMYEIVEIMSSSAKVIRP, encoded by the coding sequence ATGAGTAAAAATGTAATTTTGTTAACAGATACTATAATTGGAACTACTGAAGAAAAAAGTTTAGGAGAACAATTACTAACTGGATTCTTGTATTCTCTTTGCAACCTAGAAGAAGATTTACTGCCAAGTCATATTATTCTTTACAGTAATGCAGCACTTCTAGTTAATGGAAAAGATCAAATTTTAGATCACTTTAAAGAACTTGAAAGCAAAAAAGTAGATATAATTATATGTGGAGCATGTGTTGAATTTTTCAAACTTGAAAAAATACCTTTTGGTAGAGTTTCAAACATGTATGAAATTGTAGAAATCATGTCAAGTTCTGCAAAAGTTATTAGACCCTAG
- a CDS encoding putative Se/S carrier-like protein, with amino-acid sequence MRLVSQYKYIITFKNGIDSKNAKAYCQEKEIDFMYFPTPVVIDSGCGWCVGFANKDLLNLTLKKINIDYEEIYERKENNLWVKM; translated from the coding sequence ATGAGATTAGTTTCACAGTATAAATATATAATTACTTTTAAAAATGGTATTGATTCTAAAAATGCCAAAGCTTATTGTCAAGAAAAAGAAATTGACTTTATGTATTTTCCAACACCCGTTGTAATTGATTCTGGCTGTGGATGATGTGTTGGTTTTGCCAATAAAGATTTACTAAATTTAACATTAAAAAAAATTAATATAGATTATGAAGAAATTTATGAAAGAAAGGAAAATAATTTATGAGTAAAAATGTAA
- a CDS encoding sulfurtransferase TusA family protein produces the protein MLIDKIIEKDLREFSCPVPLIETKKIIQQSQTGQKILLKVTALSSRDNVVAMLEDKEKNYSVKDYNDYYEISFTV, from the coding sequence ATGTTAATTGATAAAATTATAGAAAAAGATTTACGAGAGTTTTCTTGTCCAGTTCCTTTGATAGAAACTAAAAAAATAATACAACAAAGTCAAACTGGACAAAAAATATTACTTAAAGTGACAGCTTTAAGTTCTCGAGATAATGTTGTGGCTATGTTAGAAGATAAAGAAAAGAATTATTCTGTCAAAGATTACAACGATTATTATGAGATTAGTTTCACAGTATAA
- the selA gene encoding L-seryl-tRNA(Sec) selenium transferase: MSQELLRKIPNVQELLNHSEIKNYPLDEVNKRFVLNQTLADLRQKILKQDIREINNEIIIKAILETLDQKNSYSLRKVINGTGVILHTNLGRSILPRESLLNFIEINSGYANVEYDLETQKRGNREKHLEKILQELTGCEASCVVNNNASAVFLVLNTLSKNKKIIISRGENVEIGGSFRIPEIIKASGAKIVDIGTTNKTYENDYKLAIEEEPSANMMLKIHKSNYDIIGFSHTTSIKELAPLKTDKIYLVEDQGSGTIFDLTRYNQKLTKENTVKDSLQDGADLVLFSGDKLLGSAQAGIIVGKKELIAKIKKNQLFRMLRTSKMVTSILEATLSLYKDEELAIKNIPTLKMICESVKEVEKRVDLFLKLTHESLFSFEKINSQATIGGGSLPGDEIESWAVKVNYKDFSLNKINDLFHKLPTPIICKLQNKSLIIDFKTIQEHEIERLVEVINNVNW; this comes from the coding sequence ATGAGTCAAGAACTTTTGAGAAAAATACCAAATGTTCAAGAACTTTTGAATCATAGCGAGATTAAAAATTATCCCTTAGACGAAGTAAATAAAAGATTTGTCTTAAATCAAACTTTAGCTGATTTAAGACAAAAGATATTAAAACAAGATATTCGTGAAATAAATAACGAAATAATTATAAAAGCTATCCTTGAAACATTAGACCAAAAGAATAGTTACTCTTTAAGAAAAGTAATTAATGGAACAGGAGTAATACTTCATACTAATTTAGGAAGAAGTATCTTACCAAGAGAAAGTTTATTAAATTTTATAGAGATAAACTCAGGATACGCTAATGTGGAATATGATTTAGAAACTCAAAAACGTGGTAATAGAGAAAAACATCTAGAAAAGATTTTACAAGAACTTACTGGATGTGAAGCTTCTTGTGTTGTGAACAATAACGCTAGTGCTGTGTTTTTAGTTTTAAATACTTTATCAAAAAATAAAAAAATAATTATTTCTAGAGGAGAAAATGTTGAAATTGGTGGTAGCTTTAGAATTCCAGAAATTATAAAAGCTAGTGGGGCCAAAATAGTTGATATTGGAACTACAAATAAAACCTACGAAAATGATTATAAACTTGCAATTGAAGAAGAACCTTCAGCAAATATGATGTTAAAAATTCATAAATCAAATTATGACATCATTGGTTTTAGTCACACAACTTCAATCAAAGAACTGGCCCCATTAAAAACTGACAAGATTTATTTAGTTGAAGACCAGGGAAGCGGAACTATATTTGACTTAACCAGATACAATCAAAAACTAACAAAAGAAAATACTGTAAAAGATTCTTTACAAGATGGTGCTGATCTAGTTTTGTTTTCAGGAGATAAACTTCTAGGATCAGCACAAGCTGGAATAATAGTTGGAAAAAAAGAATTGATTGCAAAAATCAAAAAAAATCAATTATTTAGAATGTTAAGGACCAGTAAAATGGTAACCTCCATTTTAGAAGCAACTTTATCTCTTTACAAAGACGAAGAACTTGCAATTAAAAATATCCCTACTCTTAAAATGATTTGTGAAAGTGTTAAAGAAGTTGAAAAAAGAGTAGATTTGTTTTTAAAACTTACTCATGAAAGTTTGTTTAGTTTTGAAAAAATAAATTCACAAGCAACAATTGGTGGAGGAAGTTTGCCTGGTGATGAAATTGAAAGTTGAGCTGTTAAAGTTAATTATAAAGATTTTTCATTAAACAAAATAAATGATTTGTTTCACAAACTGCCAACTCCTATCATTTGCAAACTACAAAATAAAAGTTTAATTATAGACTTTAAAACTATACAAGAACATGAAATAGAAAGACTGGTTGAGGTGATAAATAATGTTAATTGATAA
- the selD gene encoding selenide, water dikinase SelD encodes MNNINCMGGCSAKLDNKRLQKILKLSNSSLKNNEDCSIYDLGNGTSLVESIDYFPQISDSYYIYGQITACNSISDIYAMGATPKFALSVLTVTNEMSDEEIAEIIKGMISILNPLDIRIEGGHTIITNDLICGLSVTGFVNNKDLKQNNTPNIGDVIVLSKPLGFGTIIAAKTVDMVDTKDYKEALKWMTTPNKEASLIAVKYNFSALTDVTGFGLAGHLLEMMGSSYCAQIAIENLPIVGNALQYLDQYFLNGAIANNRRNYKDEISFSFKPSFGQKEIFFDPQTSGGLLGTVDSETWANMDEESKKCFWQIGVVGNKREKAIEVND; translated from the coding sequence ATGAATAACATTAATTGTATGGGAGGATGTAGCGCAAAACTGGACAATAAACGATTACAAAAGATTTTAAAGCTATCAAATTCTTCATTAAAGAATAATGAAGACTGTAGTATTTATGATCTTGGAAATGGAACAAGTTTAGTAGAGTCAATCGACTATTTTCCACAAATATCTGATTCCTATTATATTTATGGTCAAATAACAGCTTGCAACTCTATAAGTGATATATATGCAATGGGAGCAACCCCCAAGTTTGCTTTATCTGTTTTGACAGTTACAAATGAAATGTCAGATGAAGAAATAGCAGAAATTATAAAGGGCATGATTTCAATTTTAAATCCTTTGGATATAAGGATTGAAGGAGGTCATACCATTATCACAAACGATTTGATTTGTGGTTTAAGTGTTACAGGTTTTGTAAATAATAAGGATCTAAAACAAAATAACACACCAAACATTGGAGATGTAATAGTACTTTCAAAACCTTTAGGTTTTGGAACCATCATTGCTGCCAAAACTGTAGATATGGTTGATACCAAAGACTACAAAGAGGCATTAAAATGAATGACAACTCCAAACAAAGAAGCGTCATTAATCGCAGTAAAATATAACTTTTCTGCTTTAACTGATGTTACAGGTTTTGGACTTGCAGGTCACTTACTTGAAATGATGGGTTCATCTTATTGCGCACAAATAGCTATTGAAAACTTACCAATTGTAGGAAATGCTTTGCAATATTTAGATCAATACTTTTTAAATGGTGCAATTGCAAATAACAGAAGAAACTACAAAGATGAGATATCTTTTTCATTCAAACCAAGTTTTGGGCAAAAAGAAATATTCTTTGACCCTCAAACTTCTGGTGGTTTACTTGGAACAGTTGATTCAGAAACTTGAGCAAACATGGATGAAGAAAGTAAAAAATGTTTTTGACAAATTGGAGTAGTTGGAAATAAAAGAGAAAAAGCAATTGAGGTGAACGATTAA